From the genome of Prevotella herbatica, one region includes:
- a CDS encoding translocation/assembly module TamB domain-containing protein, with the protein MQHKFNKKGKLNRLKHIVNTVIWTIAGLYFTLVILLHLPAVKGIIGSEASDLLAHKLGTKVSIGNVDLGFLNRVIIDDVLIYDQHGEKLLKSSRASVKIDIIQLFQGKISITSAQLFGSQINAYKQTADSKANYQFALDSLASKNKKSKSNLDLRVGSLIIRNGALTYNQYDAVQKYSQLDPKHLNLSDISAHIILNRLTNDSINLNIRKMSFKDASGLNIVSLSTKIIANRKQAELNNFELMLPGTVIRLGDCLATYTFLGKELQIPSLQYSGSIDQSTIRPSDFSCFLPALKSFSNKLDISTTISGTSTSVRIHSLGIIGRSIFLNAGGSLNNWQSKKPRWVADIRSLSLKGDGIKYISNNLGKQLNIPIEITRLGNIVFKGAIGGYGKDVATKGIVRTDVGSAKLALGINGKNFSGHIETNGISVGKIINNDKLGIVATKINAGGYINGNDIKIDAKGHIEKIEYNRYTYRNINIDGLFSKKKAGMHFNGKLDINDPNGKIAIKGDLSKLGKITKANITAAIDHFNPNALKLIDTYPSTEFSANLSANFIGGNINNADGRIVLSDFDMRSPKDAYHLNTMEIHAGKDNMQHFLTMNSDFGQADIIGKFDYATIFNSITNIIHSKLPSLMGLKRGLAKKANNFSFNAYISKSDWLNKIFGVDIDIAEPATLSAIINDHKQQIDFVAQMPSFSFGNNIFKNGYIKVTSPNDSLKAEIQAKKVSIDGKGLAWNIEASAVDNKLKSIIKWNNLSGKHFTGSLNTETEFFKSEYGNTAHINVHHSDIIIGDSIWNIQPSDIVYRKNHITIDHFAITHNNQHIIISGLATPSKKDSVIADLKKVDVSYILNLVNFHSVDFSGKASGKAYIAGAFAKPDASAKLRVEDFKFENGRMGVLYADANWNNREGQIDIDATANDTISNTYINNSIIPIKTIIKGYVSPRKNNIDLNITADGTRIEFLKKFCGSFMGNINAYASGNVRVVGPLNRINLTGDLIANGVIHMSTLNTDYTLRNAHIHAVPDEIYLQNDTVTDRDEHIGIVSGALHHQHLTKLTFDIGINAHNLLAYDTHEFGDNSFYGTAYTTGTCNIKGRNNDITIDVKATANKGSQIVYNVSSPTSISKNEFIHWTNRDSVNAALSIKEKTDSTKDIDIPTDMHINFLINMTPEATVKLIMDQNTGDYIALNGTGGLRAAYYNNGSFDLYGNYLIDHGIYKLTIQNAIKKDFMFTPSGTISFGGDPFDAALNLKAQYTVQGVSLADLKIGNSFSNNNIRVNCLMNITGTPSNPKVDFGLDMPTVNNDAKQMILNLINSEEEMNQQVLYLLAIGRFYTQTNNNAVAESTTQQSQTSLAMQSILSGTVSQQLNNVLSSVINNTNWNFGANISTGDEGWNNAEYEGLLSGRLLNNRLQFSGQFGYRDNANATTSFIGDFDLRYLLYPNGNLAIRVYNQTNDRYFTRNSLNTQGIGFILKKDFNGFWDLFGTKKKQKK; encoded by the coding sequence TTGCAACATAAATTCAATAAAAAAGGCAAACTGAACAGACTCAAACATATCGTCAACACTGTAATATGGACCATCGCCGGTTTATATTTCACATTAGTTATACTGCTTCATCTACCAGCAGTAAAGGGCATTATTGGTTCTGAAGCGAGCGATTTACTTGCTCATAAACTTGGAACAAAAGTAAGTATAGGCAATGTTGATTTGGGATTTCTTAATCGTGTCATTATAGACGATGTATTGATATATGACCAACATGGCGAAAAACTTTTAAAATCTTCGAGAGCTTCTGTAAAAATAGATATCATACAACTGTTTCAAGGAAAGATATCAATAACTTCCGCACAACTTTTCGGTTCACAAATTAATGCTTATAAGCAGACGGCTGATTCAAAAGCGAACTACCAGTTTGCACTTGATTCATTAGCTTCAAAAAACAAAAAGAGCAAAAGTAATCTTGATTTAAGAGTTGGGTCACTCATAATAAGAAACGGCGCACTTACTTATAATCAATACGATGCCGTGCAAAAATACAGTCAGTTAGATCCTAAACATCTAAATTTATCTGATATAAGCGCACATATTATATTAAATCGGCTAACAAATGACAGTATAAACCTGAATATTAGAAAAATGTCATTTAAGGATGCATCTGGACTAAATATTGTATCACTTTCCACAAAAATAATAGCTAACAGAAAGCAAGCTGAATTAAATAATTTCGAATTAATGCTACCAGGAACTGTAATTAGACTTGGTGACTGTCTTGCTACTTATACTTTCCTTGGCAAAGAACTACAGATTCCATCTCTGCAATATAGCGGAAGTATTGACCAGTCAACAATCCGTCCTTCGGATTTTTCATGTTTTCTTCCTGCATTAAAGTCTTTCAGTAACAAACTGGATATAAGTACAACTATCAGCGGAACAAGTACTTCTGTAAGAATTCACTCTTTAGGAATAATAGGCAGAAGTATATTCCTCAATGCTGGCGGATCGTTGAATAATTGGCAAAGTAAAAAGCCTCGATGGGTCGCTGATATAAGAAGCCTAAGCCTTAAAGGTGATGGCATAAAATATATAAGCAACAATTTAGGAAAGCAACTTAATATTCCAATTGAAATAACAAGACTTGGAAACATTGTCTTTAAAGGTGCTATTGGAGGATATGGAAAAGATGTTGCTACTAAAGGAATAGTTCGTACTGATGTAGGATCAGCTAAACTAGCTTTGGGTATAAACGGAAAGAATTTCAGCGGACATATTGAGACAAATGGAATATCTGTTGGCAAAATCATAAACAATGATAAACTAGGAATCGTTGCCACTAAAATTAATGCTGGCGGATATATAAACGGAAATGATATAAAAATAGATGCTAAAGGACACATCGAAAAGATAGAATATAATAGGTACACATACCGAAATATAAATATAGACGGACTATTCAGTAAGAAAAAAGCTGGTATGCATTTTAACGGCAAACTAGATATCAACGATCCTAACGGCAAAATTGCTATAAAAGGAGACTTGAGCAAACTAGGCAAAATCACAAAAGCCAATATAACTGCAGCAATAGATCATTTCAATCCTAATGCTCTAAAACTTATTGACACCTACCCTTCTACAGAGTTCTCTGCTAATTTAAGCGCCAACTTCATAGGAGGCAACATCAATAATGCTGATGGAAGAATTGTATTGTCAGACTTTGACATGCGTTCACCTAAAGATGCATATCATCTTAATACGATGGAGATACATGCAGGAAAAGACAATATGCAGCACTTTCTTACAATGAACAGCGATTTTGGACAAGCTGACATTATAGGTAAGTTTGACTATGCGACAATTTTCAACAGCATTACAAACATCATACACAGCAAACTTCCATCTTTGATGGGATTAAAACGCGGATTGGCTAAAAAAGCAAACAACTTTTCTTTCAATGCCTATATTAGTAAGAGCGACTGGCTCAATAAGATTTTCGGTGTTGATATAGACATCGCAGAACCTGCGACACTCAGTGCTATCATAAATGACCATAAACAACAAATTGATTTTGTTGCTCAAATGCCTTCATTCAGTTTTGGAAACAATATATTCAAGAATGGTTATATAAAGGTTACCTCGCCTAATGATTCTCTAAAGGCTGAGATCCAAGCTAAAAAAGTATCTATAGATGGTAAAGGACTGGCTTGGAACATTGAAGCTTCAGCTGTTGACAACAAACTCAAGTCTATAATAAAATGGAACAACTTATCTGGTAAGCATTTTACAGGAAGTCTTAACACAGAAACAGAATTCTTTAAATCAGAATATGGTAATACAGCACACATCAATGTGCACCATTCAGACATAATTATAGGAGACAGTATTTGGAATATACAACCTAGCGACATCGTATATAGAAAGAATCATATAACTATAGATCATTTCGCTATTACTCACAACAATCAGCATATAATAATTTCAGGATTAGCTACACCTAGCAAGAAAGATTCTGTTATCGCTGATTTGAAGAAGGTTGACGTAAGTTATATCTTGAATCTTGTGAATTTTCATTCAGTTGATTTCAGTGGAAAAGCATCTGGAAAAGCTTATATAGCTGGCGCTTTTGCCAAACCTGATGCATCAGCAAAACTTAGAGTTGAAGATTTTAAGTTTGAAAACGGTCGTATGGGTGTATTATATGCTGATGCCAATTGGAATAATCGTGAAGGGCAAATAGATATAGATGCAACTGCCAACGATACAATAAGCAATACGTATATAAACAATTCTATTATTCCAATTAAGACAATTATAAAGGGATACGTATCGCCAAGAAAAAATAATATTGACCTCAATATAACTGCTGACGGCACGAGAATTGAATTCCTTAAAAAATTCTGCGGGAGTTTTATGGGCAACATAAATGCATACGCAAGTGGAAATGTTAGAGTTGTGGGACCATTAAACAGAATAAACCTCACTGGTGACCTTATTGCAAATGGTGTCATACACATGAGCACGCTTAACACAGACTACACTTTAAGAAATGCCCATATTCATGCTGTTCCAGATGAAATATATCTACAAAACGATACTGTTACTGATAGAGATGAACATATAGGAATTGTAAGCGGAGCATTGCATCATCAGCATCTAACAAAACTTACTTTCGATATAGGCATAAACGCTCATAACCTACTTGCATACGATACACATGAGTTTGGTGACAACTCATTTTACGGTACGGCATATACTACAGGTACATGTAATATAAAAGGTAGAAACAATGACATAACGATTGATGTCAAAGCTACCGCTAATAAAGGCAGTCAAATCGTTTACAACGTATCAAGTCCTACATCTATAAGTAAAAATGAATTTATTCACTGGACAAATCGCGACAGCGTTAATGCAGCATTGAGTATAAAAGAAAAAACTGATAGCACTAAGGATATTGATATTCCTACAGATATGCATATTAATTTCCTTATCAATATGACACCCGAAGCTACTGTAAAACTTATAATGGACCAGAATACAGGAGATTATATTGCCCTTAACGGCACTGGTGGACTTCGAGCAGCATATTATAATAATGGAAGTTTTGACCTTTATGGCAACTACCTTATAGATCACGGTATATATAAACTTACTATACAAAATGCAATAAAAAAAGACTTTATGTTCACCCCTAGTGGAACTATAAGTTTTGGAGGAGACCCATTTGATGCAGCACTAAATCTGAAAGCTCAGTACACTGTACAGGGAGTGAGTCTCGCTGACTTGAAAATAGGCAACAGTTTCTCAAATAACAACATCAGAGTAAACTGTCTTATGAATATAACAGGAACACCTTCTAATCCTAAAGTTGATTTTGGTCTTGACATGCCTACAGTCAACAACGATGCAAAACAGATGATACTAAATCTGATAAACAGCGAGGAAGAAATGAACCAACAGGTGTTGTATCTATTAGCAATAGGTCGTTTCTACACACAGACCAACAATAATGCAGTCGCAGAAAGTACAACTCAGCAAAGCCAGACAAGCCTTGCTATGCAAAGTATTCTCAGTGGAACTGTGAGCCAACAACTCAATAATGTTTTAAGCAGTGTAATAAACAATACTAATTGGAATTTCGGTGCCAACATTTCTACAGGAGATGAGGGATGGAATAATGCAGAATATGAAGGTCTGTTGAGTGGAAGACTACTAAATAACAGATTGCAGTTCAGTGGGCAGTTTGGATATCGTGACAATGCAAACGCAACAACAAGTTTCATCGGAGACTTTGACCTAAGATATCTACTATATCCTAACGGTAACCTTGCAATAAGAGTGTACAATCAAACAAACGACAGATATTTCACAAGAAACAGTCTGAACACCCAAGGTATTGGATTCATCCTGAAAAAAGATTTCAATGGCTTCTGGGACCTTTTCGGTACAAAGAAAAAACAAAAGAAATAA
- the rho gene encoding transcription termination factor Rho: MYSKDELLSKDASELEDIATNLGADYKTDFSQEDMIYAILDKQAEEEGNKNPLVAKRKRTRIAKKDTDRIYTVKGKDGENLDLKKKNMTTTDSKPLFKDIEDEPSPEEILAKMPKHRGRKSKKELELIAAAEAAKQNTNDNSTNADEYNDNSEPNKNIETEKQEDLFSNNNENDFIPEAAFSSVEDNNDDNEKNELLNQLKAKINDHNKDVEDDNIETTSPDGYWNGDPADGTDFITVVDLPIEDQGVVPNYDMFDNPTTTVAPAPAPTPVQQIFQRPEPTNVEKFDFLDLITANGVLEVMPDGYGFLRSSDYNYLSSPDDVYVSTNIIKKYGLKTGDVIQCHVRPPHDGEKYFPLTNIDQINGRNPNEVRDRIPFEHLTPLFPDEKFTLCGDRATTNLSTRVVDLFSPIGKGQRALIVAQPKTGKTILMKDIANAIAANHPEAYLMMLLIDERPEEVTDMARTVNAEVIASTFDEPAERHVKIAGIVLEKAKRMVECGHDVVIFLDSITRLARAYNTVSPASGKVLTGGVDANALQKPKRFFGAARNIEGGGSLTIIATALIDTGSKMDEVIFEEFKGTGNMELQLDRSLSNKRIFPAVNLVASSTRRDDLLQEKTTLDRMWILRKYISDMNPIEAMNSIHDKMVHTRNNDEFLLSMNS, encoded by the coding sequence ATGTATAGCAAGGATGAATTATTATCTAAAGATGCCTCTGAATTGGAGGACATCGCTACGAATTTAGGTGCTGACTATAAAACTGACTTCAGTCAGGAAGACATGATTTATGCTATTCTTGATAAACAGGCAGAAGAAGAAGGTAACAAGAATCCTCTTGTAGCAAAAAGAAAACGCACCAGAATTGCCAAGAAAGACACGGACCGTATATACACAGTTAAAGGCAAAGATGGTGAAAACTTAGATTTAAAGAAAAAAAACATGACAACCACAGACTCAAAACCATTATTTAAAGATATTGAAGATGAACCTTCTCCTGAAGAAATTCTTGCTAAGATGCCTAAGCATCGTGGACGCAAGTCTAAAAAGGAATTGGAACTCATTGCTGCAGCTGAAGCTGCAAAACAAAATACAAATGATAATTCAACTAATGCCGATGAATACAACGACAATAGTGAACCCAATAAAAATATAGAGACCGAAAAACAAGAAGATCTCTTCTCAAATAATAATGAGAATGATTTTATTCCTGAAGCAGCGTTTTCTTCTGTCGAAGACAATAACGACGACAATGAGAAAAATGAGCTTTTAAATCAGCTAAAGGCAAAAATTAATGACCACAATAAAGATGTTGAAGATGATAATATCGAAACAACAAGTCCTGATGGTTATTGGAACGGAGATCCAGCTGACGGAACTGATTTCATAACAGTCGTTGACTTACCTATAGAGGATCAGGGGGTTGTGCCAAACTATGATATGTTTGATAATCCTACAACAACAGTTGCACCAGCACCAGCACCAACACCAGTACAACAGATTTTCCAAAGACCTGAGCCAACTAATGTAGAAAAATTTGATTTTCTAGATCTAATCACTGCAAATGGTGTACTTGAAGTAATGCCTGACGGTTACGGCTTCTTGCGTTCAAGTGATTATAATTATCTATCATCACCTGATGATGTATATGTATCTACGAATATTATAAAAAAATATGGTCTTAAAACAGGTGACGTTATACAATGCCACGTAAGACCACCTCACGATGGCGAGAAATATTTCCCTCTTACAAACATTGACCAAATAAATGGAAGAAATCCAAATGAGGTAAGAGACAGAATTCCATTTGAACACCTCACCCCACTCTTCCCTGACGAGAAATTCACTCTTTGTGGAGACAGAGCAACAACAAACCTTTCTACAAGAGTCGTAGACTTATTCTCACCTATCGGAAAAGGACAGCGTGCACTCATAGTTGCACAGCCTAAGACAGGTAAGACTATACTCATGAAAGACATTGCGAATGCTATTGCCGCAAATCATCCTGAAGCATATCTTATGATGCTTCTTATTGACGAACGTCCTGAGGAAGTTACCGACATGGCACGCACTGTAAACGCAGAAGTTATAGCATCTACTTTCGATGAACCTGCTGAAAGACATGTAAAAATAGCAGGAATAGTGCTTGAAAAAGCTAAGAGAATGGTAGAATGTGGACATGATGTTGTTATATTCCTTGATTCTATTACGCGTCTTGCACGTGCATACAATACAGTAAGCCCTGCAAGTGGAAAGGTATTGACTGGTGGTGTTGATGCTAACGCATTGCAAAAACCAAAGAGATTCTTCGGTGCTGCAAGAAATATAGAAGGTGGCGGTTCGCTTACCATAATAGCAACAGCCCTTATAGATACCGGTAGCAAAATGGACGAGGTTATATTCGAGGAATTCAAGGGTACAGGTAATATGGAATTGCAACTTGACCGCTCATTAAGTAATAAGAGAATATTCCCAGCTGTCAACCTTGTTGCATCAAGCACTAGACGTGATGACTTATTGCAGGAAAAGACTACTCTTGATAGAATGTGGATATTACGTAAGTATATTAGCGACATGAACCCTATAGAAGCAATGAATTCTATTCATGACAAGATGGTTCATACAAGAAATAATGACGAATTTCTTCTTTCTATGAACTCATAG
- a CDS encoding Na(+)-translocating NADH-quinone reductase subunit A: MKNVIKLRKGLDINLKGTACKGTISMLKSKEYALVPDSFCGVTPKIVVHEGDKVKAGEALFVSKQYPEVKFASPVSGTVEAIPRGERRKILYVKVRADEEQQFLDFGSKDVNLLDAESVRKTLLDAGIFGYIKQLPYAVSTTPDTVPKAIFVSAFRDMPLASDFEVELEGNETDFQTGLNALSKIQKTYLGISSKQTAKALVNAENVEINIFEGKCPAGNVGVQVNRVCPVNKGEVVWTVDPACVIIIGRLFNTGKVDLRRVIAVAGSEIKEPSYIEALIGTPLSIVLQGKLAKEDHIRIINGNPLTGKKATMEDYIGAATSEVTVIPEGDNVDEFLGWILPRTKEYSTSHSYFSWLFGKREYNLDARIKGGERHMIMSGEYDKVLPMDIYGEYLIKAIIAGDIEKMELLGIYEVSPEDFALAEFVDSSKLELQHIVREGLDMLRKENA, translated from the coding sequence ATGAAAAATGTAATTAAGTTACGTAAGGGCTTAGACATTAATCTAAAAGGAACAGCTTGCAAAGGAACTATTTCGATGCTAAAGAGTAAAGAATATGCTTTGGTGCCTGATAGCTTTTGTGGAGTTACTCCTAAGATTGTGGTGCATGAAGGTGATAAGGTAAAGGCTGGTGAAGCCTTGTTCGTAAGTAAACAGTATCCAGAAGTTAAATTTGCATCTCCAGTCAGTGGTACAGTTGAAGCTATACCAAGAGGTGAAAGGCGTAAGATCTTGTATGTTAAGGTTAGGGCTGATGAAGAACAGCAGTTTCTTGATTTTGGCTCTAAAGATGTTAACTTATTGGATGCAGAATCTGTAAGGAAAACTTTGTTAGATGCAGGTATTTTTGGATATATAAAACAATTACCTTATGCTGTTTCTACAACTCCAGACACAGTTCCTAAGGCAATTTTTGTTTCTGCATTTAGGGATATGCCTTTGGCGTCAGACTTTGAGGTAGAATTAGAAGGCAATGAAACTGATTTTCAAACAGGTTTGAATGCTCTTTCTAAAATTCAAAAAACATATCTCGGCATTAGTTCAAAGCAGACAGCTAAGGCTCTTGTTAATGCAGAGAATGTGGAAATAAATATTTTTGAAGGTAAGTGTCCTGCAGGAAATGTAGGTGTTCAGGTGAATCGCGTTTGCCCGGTTAACAAGGGTGAAGTCGTTTGGACAGTAGATCCTGCATGTGTAATTATTATAGGTAGATTATTTAATACAGGTAAGGTAGACTTACGTCGTGTTATTGCTGTTGCCGGAAGTGAAATAAAAGAACCGTCTTATATAGAGGCTCTTATAGGAACACCTTTATCTATTGTATTGCAAGGGAAACTTGCTAAAGAAGATCATATACGTATAATAAATGGTAATCCACTTACCGGCAAGAAAGCCACAATGGAAGACTATATTGGTGCTGCTACATCAGAAGTTACAGTTATACCTGAAGGTGACAATGTCGATGAATTTTTAGGTTGGATACTTCCACGTACGAAGGAGTATTCTACATCACATAGCTATTTCTCTTGGCTTTTTGGTAAACGAGAATATAATCTTGATGCACGAATAAAGGGTGGTGAACGCCACATGATTATGAGTGGAGAGTATGACAAAGTGCTGCCTATGGATATTTATGGAGAATATCTTATAAAGGCTATTATTGCAGGTGATATAGAGAAGATGGAGTTACTTGGTATTTATGAAGTTTCTCCTGAAGACTTTGCCCTTGCTGAATTTGTAGATTCTTCTAAGTTGGAATTACAGCACATTGTCCGTGAAGGACTTGATATGCTGAGGAAGGAAAATGCTTAA
- the rpsA gene encoding 30S ribosomal protein S1: MSDLKNVQPLAEFNWDEFENGSSANVEKLDLEKAYDETLNKIQEHQVVEGTVIALDKKEVVVNIGYKSDGIIPASEFRYNPDLKVGDKVEVYVENQEDKKGQLVLSHRKARLNKSWDEVNAALENEEIIQGYIKCRTKGGMIVDVFGIEAFLPGSQIDVHPIRDYDVFVGKTMEFKVVKINQEFRNVVVSHKALIEAELEAQKKEIISHLEKGQVLEGTVKNITSYGVFVDLGGVDGLIHITDLSWGRVSDPHEVVVLDQKINVVILDFDEEKKRIALGLKQLTPHPWDALNADLKVGDHVMGKVVVIADYGAFVEIQPGVEGLIHVSEMSWSQHLRSAQEFMHVGDEVEAVILTLDRDERKMSLGIKQLKEDPWEAIETKYPVGSKHTAKVRNFTNFGIFVELEEGVDGLIHISDLSWTKKVKHPSEFTTVGAEIDVLVLDIDKENRRLSLGHKQLEENPWDTYETIYTPGSVHAGKITQMMDKGAVITLNEGGEGFATPKHLVKEDGSQAQQGEELEFKVIEFVKETKRIILSHSRTFEEGKDEVATAKPAHKQHTAHKNEASQINNVAAGTSLGDLDVLADLKAKMEKGE, encoded by the coding sequence ATGTCAGATTTAAAGAACGTACAGCCATTAGCTGAATTCAATTGGGACGAATTTGAGAATGGTTCAAGCGCAAACGTTGAGAAGCTAGATTTAGAGAAAGCTTACGACGAAACCCTGAACAAAATTCAGGAGCATCAGGTAGTTGAGGGAACAGTTATTGCCCTTGACAAAAAGGAAGTTGTTGTTAACATCGGTTATAAGAGCGATGGCATCATTCCTGCATCAGAATTTCGTTACAACCCAGACCTCAAAGTAGGTGACAAGGTTGAAGTTTACGTAGAGAACCAAGAGGACAAAAAAGGTCAGTTGGTACTTTCTCACCGTAAAGCTCGCCTTAACAAGAGTTGGGATGAAGTTAACGCAGCTCTTGAGAATGAGGAAATCATTCAGGGTTATATCAAGTGCCGTACTAAGGGCGGTATGATTGTTGACGTATTCGGTATTGAAGCATTCCTTCCAGGAAGTCAGATTGACGTTCATCCAATACGTGACTACGATGTATTCGTAGGCAAGACAATGGAATTCAAGGTCGTAAAGATCAATCAGGAATTCCGCAATGTTGTTGTTTCTCACAAGGCTCTTATTGAGGCTGAGTTGGAAGCACAGAAAAAAGAAATTATCTCTCACCTTGAAAAGGGGCAGGTACTCGAGGGTACTGTTAAGAACATTACATCTTACGGTGTATTCGTTGACCTTGGCGGTGTAGACGGACTTATACATATTACAGACCTTTCTTGGGGCCGCGTAAGCGATCCTCATGAGGTTGTTGTTCTTGACCAGAAGATTAACGTTGTAATCCTTGACTTTGATGAGGAAAAGAAGCGTATCGCTCTTGGTTTGAAGCAGCTCACACCACATCCTTGGGATGCTCTTAATGCTGACCTTAAGGTTGGTGACCATGTTATGGGCAAGGTTGTTGTTATCGCAGACTACGGTGCTTTCGTAGAAATTCAGCCAGGTGTTGAAGGTCTTATCCACGTTAGTGAAATGTCTTGGAGCCAGCATTTGCGTTCAGCTCAAGAGTTCATGCACGTAGGCGACGAGGTTGAAGCAGTTATTTTGACTCTTGACCGCGACGAGCGTAAGATGAGTCTTGGTATCAAGCAGCTTAAGGAAGATCCTTGGGAGGCTATTGAAACTAAGTACCCTGTAGGAAGCAAGCACACAGCAAAGGTTCGCAACTTTACTAACTTCGGTATCTTCGTAGAACTTGAGGAAGGTGTTGACGGTCTTATCCATATCAGCGACCTTTCTTGGACTAAGAAAGTTAAGCATCCTTCTGAATTCACAACTGTTGGTGCAGAAATCGACGTTCTAGTTCTTGATATTGACAAGGAAAATCGTCGTTTGAGCCTTGGTCACAAGCAGCTTGAAGAGAATCCTTGGGATACATACGAGACTATCTACACTCCAGGTTCTGTTCACGCAGGTAAGATTACCCAGATGATGGACAAAGGTGCAGTTATCACTCTTAATGAGGGTGGTGAAGGTTTCGCAACTCCTAAACACCTAGTTAAGGAAGATGGTTCACAGGCTCAGCAGGGCGAGGAACTAGAATTCAAGGTAATTGAATTCGTAAAGGAAACAAAGAGAATCATCCTTTCTCACAGCCGCACATTCGAAGAAGGCAAAGATGAAGTTGCAACAGCTAAACCAGCTCACAAGCAACATACAGCTCACAAGAACGAAGCTTCACAAATTAATAATGTAGCAGCAGGTACATCTCTTGGTGACCTTGACGTTCTTGCAGATCTTAAAGCAAAAATGGAAAAAGGAGAGTAA